The genomic DNA GCGCCCGGGCCACCCTTCCAGGCCTTTCTTGTAGCACTTGGCTCTGCTGTCCCCAAGGGGAGCAGAAGACTCTTGGGCCCTCACGTTCCTTCCTAGAGAAGGCCCCCAGATACTGGACAGTATTCGCATTAAATTTACGCAACTTTGCTAACTTCCTGTCCCTGGTCTTGCCTGACGAAAATGGGGAACTCCCAGGCACGGACAAACTggaaaagaggaaatgagatCATGGCCGTGACTGACACCATTCGTTCACGGTACCAGGCAGTGTCCCTCCACACCTCACAGCTGGGGGCTCCCTGGCCCCGCTTCACAGGTGGCACTGAGGCTGAGTATGAGACTGGCCTGAGGCCCAAAGCCAGGAAAGCGTGCAGTCAAGATTCTAACTAAAGCTTTCTGCCTCcaagaattatttattgagtgcctgttaTGTGCTAGACGCAGTTCCAGGCACCCGGGACACATCAGAGAACACAACAAAGGCCCCTGCCCTCGCGGAGCTTACAGTCTAGGCTTCCTCCCCCTGCACACTGTGCCCCCGAGCGAGCCAccgcccctccctgggcctgtcTTCGGCCCCCCGGCTCCACGCGGAACAGGACACCCggccccaacccccctccccccccaagagAGCAGAAAGGGCTGGAAGTTGAGTTTTACTAGTAAAGTacgagcaggaagggcagagggactggAGCCGGGCCATCAGGTGTCCCACCACCCCGGGGCCTGGGCTGGCTACACGAAGTGCTGCCGCTGTTGCTGCTGCTTGCTGGCCGCCTTGCTGGCCAGGTCCTTGGCCTTCTCTGTAGCTGCCAGTGCCGTCTCCTTGGCCTTCTCCTTGGCTTCCTTGGCTGTCTCAACGAGGGTTTTGGAAGGGGCCTCCCCTGCAGCAAAGGGCAGGGGCTGGCTTCAGAAGACACCAAGACGACCCACCTCAACACCCCTCCTCCCCGACACTCCCCCTCTTTGGGCCAGGCGCTGTCCGAAGGGTGCCATTTGCCCCAGGGTACTGATGACGGGTCCCAGGCTTAGAGTGGGGTGGTGATGGCTGTGGACTCCACACCCGGCAGGGCCACTAGGGCCTCTTTTAGTGCCCAGAGCCCCTCACCTTGCAGCTTGGCCAAGATGTACTCAAAGCCCTTCATAGTCTTGGTCACGTTGCTTTTGAACCGGGCAAGACCAAATTCctggcaaaagaagaaaagggggaaagatTCTGAGCTTCCCACTGACCCCTAGCCCAGCCTCCACACCAAATGCTTGGGGCCCCAAAGCCCCAGCACGCCCACAACGCTGCTCACCTGGACAGCTCTGGAGACACCAAATAAGCTAGAGGAGACCCAGGCTTCCCGGCGGATTTCGGTCCAGCCGCTGTTATCAGAGTTCACACAGTAAACACATCGTTCCTCCACCACCTGTGCAGGGAGTGAGGCCAACCACAATCGCGTGGGAGTCTTTCACTTTATCAATTTGCACATAAATTGGATCCCCTGCCTCTTTTTCACAGGGTAGGGCAATCAGGTGAAAATTCACTTCCTTCCCTTACTGTATTCCCAACCTTCATTTCAGGAAGAGAGCAAGAACATAAAAAGGGCCATTCTGCTCTCTCAAACCTCTCCTCTGACCCTTTCAACTAAAAGGCATATAGACTCGAGATCAGTAGAGTGTGTGCCAGCTCTAACCTGGCCCTGGACTTTGTCTGAAGGCTTTCTGTGCAGTGCTTTTAGCCTGCCTTCCACCCACTGCAGTGCCTGAGCTCCCTGGCAGGCGAAACGAAAATGGAAATCTGGCAAGCGTCACAGCTCTCATTATCTGACGAGTGACCCAGTACTTCCAAGAGCAACACTTAAAAGACATGTCTCACAGGTGGATCACTATCTTcgtaatttataaaaatagattatGCCCTCAGGGTAGTCAGCTGTGAAGCCTTCGGAAAACTCTGGGGCAGAACATCAAGGTGCTCACTCACTCTGTGACCTTGCAGGGCACTTCCTCTCTCAGAACCTCACTTCCCTCTTTGCACAATAGAGAGTAATACCTAGCTCCCAGAGCCACTGTGAAGAAGTTagctgagaaaaagaatgagagctCTCTGAAAACTTTTAGAGTATTCACATGTGAGAAGATACTGTAGGATGTTCCTTTAACCAAGGGTTTTCCAGCTCTCTTATAGGCAAGAAATCAAAAGGTATATGAATCCCTCCTTCCAAAATCTTAGGCGAAAAACCATTATGTCAGACAGATAAAGTGGAACTCCTTTAATCATCATGGGGTAAGGGGCCCAGATCCTCTCCCCTCTGAGGCACAAACAAACTGCTTATGGCTTGATAGACTCCTGTTTGAAAAATCACTGCCTCCTTCCCTCAGCATCACTTCTGTGGGCGCACACtctgtgtgtgccaggcacagtgagGGTGCTCTGTATTTAGTACTTGGGACAACTCTGTAAAACAAGTACCCCTCCCCCACAGTATGAATGAGTTAAAAAACTAACTGGCTGAAAAAAATCATCTGAGTTTACACTCTAGATCTAGCACTCCCCAGTAACCCAAATCTGCCTCAGACAACAGAAGCCCCTTCATGGCTTCCTAGCCACATGTACCTGGAGCTACTTTTGGGGGACCAACGGGGAGAGTAGTCTCACCATCAGCCGGGCGTGGTTGATGTTCCAAGTGAAGGTGGTCATGGTCTGGTTCTGCGGGTCCACAATAGAATCCTCCAGGATGTACACCGAGTGAGCAACATTGGCAGGAAACAGTCGCTCGGCCCAGCGGGGCATCCTGTTGGTCTTGGTCAGAAGACGCCGGGACAGGAGTTTCTGCTCAGGGGTCACCTCCCGGTGCACTATGTCTTCCGTCAAGACATGTTTGCTGCAAGTATCAGAATGAAGGTGACCCTCGGGGGCATGCCGCTGAAAGACTGCCTGTTGGGGTTCCCCTATGGAGCCTCCCCGCCCAGAATGGCCATGCCTTCCCCAAGCTTGCACCGGTAAGTAGCGTGGCTCACACCTCAACTAGAGTCCCTTGCGACTATCCGAGGGCAAAATCCAACTCCCGCCCTCTTGCTGACCGGATTCCAGCGGGGACTGGACCTCATGATTTATTACCCCAGTGGAGAACGCCACAGGCAGAGGTGTAGGCCAGCGCCGGGACTTCCAACCCCAAGATCCCTCCCAACTGCTGTGCCGCCGCCTCTTCCTGTCTCACCACCCCGAAATGAGAGAACCTTGGACGAGAGCCTCAAGTAAACCACCGCCCAGGCCCGGCCTCCTTCCACTACCTTGCAGGCCTGGCCTGGCCACTTTTCGGATAGGGTCTTCTTACCCTAAAGAAGGCCACAGCGGTTCCGACGATGCCCTACCTCGGACTCGATGTCGAGTCTCTCCCGGCCCCACACTTCGATCTCCAAACAGCGAGGGGGGGGAGGACTGCTCTTTCCAGGGCCACGTACCTATAGGGATTGGGGTACCGCTGCCAGAAGGCAGCGAACACTTGGTCCCAGGAAC from Neomonachus schauinslandi chromosome 7, ASM220157v2, whole genome shotgun sequence includes the following:
- the PRELID1 gene encoding PRELI domain-containing protein 1, mitochondrial isoform X2: MVKYFLGQSVLRSSWDQVFAAFWQRYPNPYSKHVLTEDIVHREVTPEQKLLSRRLLTKTNRMPRWAERLFPANVAHSVYILEDSIVDPQNQTMTTFTWNINHARLMVVEERCVYCVNSDNSGWTEIRREAWVSSSLFGVSRAVQEFGLARFKSNVTKTMKGFEYILAKLQAKEAKEKAKETALAATEKAKDLASKAASKQQQQRQHFV
- the PRELID1 gene encoding PRELI domain-containing protein 1, mitochondrial isoform X1, which translates into the protein MVKYFLGQSVLRSSWDQVFAAFWQRYPNPYSKHVLTEDIVHREVTPEQKLLSRRLLTKTNRMPRWAERLFPANVAHSVYILEDSIVDPQNQTMTTFTWNINHARLMVVEERCVYCVNSDNSGWTEIRREAWVSSSLFGVSRAVQEFGLARFKSNVTKTMKGFEYILAKLQGEAPSKTLVETAKEAKEKAKETALAATEKAKDLASKAASKQQQQRQHFV